Proteins found in one Miscanthus floridulus cultivar M001 chromosome 4, ASM1932011v1, whole genome shotgun sequence genomic segment:
- the LOC136552517 gene encoding uncharacterized protein: protein MASPEQPSAKRVNAPVTPSPLGRLNDDLLADIFLRLPTLADVGRTATACATFRRVVADRTFLRRLHSVHPVPLLGLLLFSSVHPAEAPHSSAPYARALRRAADLSFSFVPCAGRWIPVDARDGRVLLEREAMGGDFAVCDPVFRRYLFLPHIPGHPTAQRCGRLEPFLVPASDEEAETSFRVVCVVERKPGQLVAFVFSSGTGRWGSLAVDVSVHPSCNFSWSSYAFGSCYWKVTGTNKFLVLDTRSMVFSSFDIPSGHGQQDSVIVEAAEGRIGMFTLHNSMISAASYLVYAVRVIHEEGNSLWQLKRRVRLPSQYIFSFADATDKHLLLRGIPWNLHLEPYTHDVDIGYFSVEFESMQVEKICGLRNLLYAKQYTGFPPSLCLPRI from the coding sequence ATGGCCTCGCCGGAACAGCCCAGCGCCAAGCGTGTCAACGCCCCGGTGACGCCGTCCCCGCTTGGGCGCCTCAACGACGACCTCCTCGCGGATATTTTCCTCCGCCTGCCCACCCTCGCCGATGTAGGGCGCACCGCCACCGCCTGCGCCACCTTCCGCCGTGTCGTCGCCGACCGCAccttcctccgccgcctccactcCGTCCACCCGGTGCCCCTCCTCGGCTTACTGCTCTTCTCGTCGGTCCACCCGGCGGAGGCGCCCCACTCCTCCGCGCCCTATGCGCGAGCTCTGCGGCGGGCCGCCGACCTGTCCTTCTCCTTCGTCCCCTGCGCCGGCCGCTGGATCCCGGTCGACGCCCGCGACGGCCGCGTCCTCCTGGAGCGTGAGGCCATGGGCGGCGACTTTGCGGTGTGCGACCCTGTGTTCCGGCGATACCTCTTTCTCCCCCATATCCCCGGACACCCAACCGCTCAGCGCTGCGGCCGTCTGGAGCCGTTCCTCGTCCCCGCCAGTGATGAGGAGGCGGAGACATCGTTCAGGGTGGTCTGCGTGGTGGAGCGCAAACCTGGACAGCTGGTCGCCTTCGTCTTCTCTTCGGGCACCGGAAGATGGGGAAGTCTGGCCGTGGATGTCAGCGTGCATCCCTCTTGCAATTTTTCATGGTCCTCCTACGCTTTCGGCAGCTGCTACTGGAAGGTAACTGGGACTAACAAATTCCTTGTGCTCGACACGCGTTCCATGGTGTTCTCCTCCTTTGACATCCCGTCTGGTCACGGCCAGCAAGATTCTGTCATTGTGGAGGCAGCAGAAGGCAGAATTGGAATGTTCACTCTCCACAACAGCATGATCTCTGCTGCATCTTACCTCGTTTATGCTGTTCGGGTAATCCACGAAGAAGGCAACAGCCTTTGGCAGCTTAAGAGGAGAGTCAGGTTGCCGTCCCAATATATTTTCAGCTTTGCAGATGCAACGGATAAGCACTTGCTTCTTCGTGGGATTCCATGGAATTTGCACCTGGAGCCTTATACTCATGACGTTGACATAGGATACTTCTCTGTTGAGTTTGAGTCTATGCAGGTTGAGAAAATTTGTGGCCTCAGGAACCTTCTATATGCCAAACAGTACACTGGTTTTCCACCGTCATTGTGCCTACCAAGAATATGA
- the LOC136552518 gene encoding DNA-directed RNA polymerases IV and V subunit 4-like, translated as MYVLRCRTSYAYPLNKSLASLPMDRVPSGRRKGSLNPRVVVLDSSDSDSEGFVEELTPVHSKSNGKASSESLKTDGKPSSFSKGEASNGKAYSGDKGGKGSASHTMPTKSDAELKLELDIPPNCRMLMNCEGAELLQEIHEHMAILSEDPEIKIPESFDKPFQYAKDGNHFTTANSAKQALESLKNCGVDDGEICMIANIGPETIEEIYALVPSLKANRSLIEGPITEVLAALADIKADS; from the exons ATGTATGTTTTGAGATGCAGAACTTCTTACGCATATCCTTTGAATAAGAGTCTGGCAAGTTTGCCAATGGATCGAGTACCAAGTGGAAGGCGCAAGGGTTCTCTCAACCCAAGAGTTGTTGTGCTTGATTCATCAGATTCTGACTCTGAAG GTTTTGTAGAAGAGCTTACTCCAGTTCACTCCAAGTCAAATGGGAAGGCTTCATCTGAGAGCCTAAAAACTGATGGAAAGCCTTCATCCTTTTCTAAAG GAGAGGCAAGCAATGGAAAGgcatatag TGGTGACAAAGGTGGAAAGGGTTCTGCATCCCATACAATGCCTACTAAATCCGATGCAGAATTGAAGCTGGAGCTTG ATATCCCCCCAAATTGTAGAATGCTAATGAACTGTGAAGGAGCTGAACTCTTGCAAGAAATTCATGAGCATATGGCTATCTTATCAGAGGACCCCGAGATCAAAATTCCTGA GTCATTTGACAAACCTTTCCAATATGCAAAAGATGGAAATCATTTCACCACTGCAAACTCTGCAAAACAAGCCCTGGA ATCTCTAAAAAATTGCGGGGTCGATGATGGCGAG ATATGCATGATAGCAAACATCGGACCTGAGACCATTGAAGAGATTTATGCACTAGTGCCATCTCTCAAA GCCAATAGGTCACTAATCGAAGGTCCAATTACTGAGGTTCTTGCTGCTCTCGCTGACATAAAAGCTGACAGTTGA